The genomic region GATCAATATTATTAGCCCTGCTTTTTCAATTGACTGTATAGAGACGCTTGAAGAAGTAACATTGGAGCTGGGTGATGAGTTCAAAAATAATGGTGGCTTAGGCTTTGATTACATTCCCGCGCTTAATGACACAGCAGATCAAGTAGCTCTGTATGTTAACTTGATTGAACAAAATACTAAGCAATGGACCTAAAATGCATTTAAGTAATTCAAACATTAAAGCAATCGCTTTCGATGCAGACGATACACTGTGGCGGAATGAAGACATTTTCATTCATGCCCAAGATGAGTTTATTAATTTGCTTCTGCCGTATCATGATGAAGCTTATATTCGCGCCCACCTTGGTGAGGTGCAAATTAAAAACCTAGAGCATTTTGGCTATGGCATTAAGGGTTTTACTTTATCCATGATCGAAACGGCTATTGAACTAACGGAAGGTCGTATTTCTGGTAACGAAATACATGAAATTATTCAGCTTGCTAAATGCATGTTGGCATCTCCCGTAGATTTGTTACCAAATATAGAAAGGGTGTTATCCCAGTTGAAAGGGAAATATCGTTTACTGGTTATTACGAAAGGCGATCTACTTGATCAAGAAAGTAAGTTGTCTAGGTCAGGTATTGCGGATTATTTTGATGACATTGAGATTGTTAGTGATAAAACGTCGGACGCCTACCTGCAAATATTGCAGCGCCACCAAATTTCTGCAGAAAATTTTTTGATGATAGGTAACTCATTAAAATCAGATGTGTTGCCTGTATTGGACCTCGGGGCTCAGGCTCTACATGTTCCTTACCATAGCACTTGGGATCATGAAAAAGTAACAGATGACACATTGCTACGTTACCCACAGCTTGAAGCTCTTAGTGATATTGATCAGCTAATTAGTTGGTTAAATTCTTCGACTCGTGAAAATAGACAGGCCGTATAATGAAATATATAAAAGCGATTATTTACTCTTTTATCCTTCTGTCGACCATAGTACAGGCCGAAGAAAGCTCTCTTGATAAAGCTAAGAATGGTGCTGAAGAATTGTGGGGGAAGACCAAAGATACTACTATACAAATAGCGGATAGCGCATCGGAAAAAGCATCCGAGTATGGCGAGAAAGCTTCTGATTTAGGCAGTAAAGTCGCCAAAAATGCCAAAGACACTGGTTCAGTCGTATGGGATAAAATGAAAGAAGCCGGAACAGCTACTGCGGATAGTGCGAGAAAAGGCGCATCAAAAATACGCAGTCTTGTAGGTCAGGAAGATTGTAAAGAAGACAGTTCGTCTTGTAATAACCCGAAAGAGTAAGTCTGTGCAGGAAAAAGACAGTAAGAAACTAGCATCACCTTCTAGCAACTGGGAACAAGAGTTCTTGGAACAGGGTGATGATGCTCACATTAAATCGGCTAAGGTTCGGTATCGCTGCCCAAAATGCGAAAGCCTGCTGATTTTAAAAGAAGGCGCGAATGGTGCTTTCTGGGGCTGCGAGTCTTATCCTGTATGCAGCTATACTGCGAATAATGAAAACGGCAAGCCCGTAAGGGCTAAGCGCTACCTTTGTCCTGCTTGTCAGTCCCCACTTAGAAGAAAGACGTTTAAAGATAATGTTTTTTGGGGGTGCTCTAATTACCCTGAATGCAAAGTAACCGTGGAAGACGATAATGGCATTCCCTCAAGCACGAAAAAATATCCTTGTCGCGCTTGCGGTCACTATTTAGTTAGAAAGAAAAGCAAAAACGGCTACTTTTGGGGCTGTATAACTTACCCTGTCTGCACCAACACTCTAAATGATGAAAAAGGCTTACCGGTGTTAAAAAAGAAGCGTTAAAACTGACTTTCCGTCTTCAATTAACGACGCTTTTCAATATCTAACAGGGCTTCATCTATGTTGCTATACTGGAATTCAAAACTTTGCTTCTCTAACCTCTGCGGTACAATTTTTGCTCCCTCAGTTAATAAAGAAGCCATCTCGCCAAAAATAAGATTTAGCATCCATTTCGGTGTCGGAAGAATCGCTGGGCGATTTAATACTGCAGCGTAAGATTGCGCAAAACGTTTTTGCTCAATCAATTGCGGAGCCACTAAATTAAAGGTTCCTACATAAGATGGATCGGAAATGGCGTGGTTAATTGCCTTCACTACATCGTCAAGATGAATCCATGAAAACCATTGCTTGCCACCTGCAATTGGCCCACCTAGTCCGCACAAAAAAGGCAATCGCATTTTACCAAGTGCTCCACCTGTCCCTAACACAACCCCTAATCGGAATATAACGACTCGTGTGTTATCCGTTGAAAATGCATTCGCAGCGTCTTCCCAAGCCGCACACAAATCATGAGCGAAGCCTGTTTTGGGTGGCGTATTCTCATAAAAAACATCATGCCTTGCTACACCGTAGTAACCAACCGCAGACATAGATATGACCGTTCTAGGTGAGTACTTCAAGGACTGTTTTATGTTATTTGTTAAGGACACTCGGCTTTCAAATAAGGTCTGCTTACGTTTATTGGTCCATGGTTGGCTCGCAATGTTTTCACCCGCGAGGTTGATGAAAATATCTAACTGTTCATCTAATTCAACGAGTGATTCCAAAGTCAGTTGCTTAACTTTACTATCTAGACGTTTGTCCACTTGTCTAACAAGGGCGTAAACTTGATGGTTACCTTTTAGTAACGTTTTAAGCAAATGTTGGCCAATAAAGCCGGTGGCTCCTGATAACAAAATCTTCACTTTAAAATGCTCCATGTGTTGCGATAGCTACAGTATTACGTATAAAAAAGGAAATAGGATCAATAACTTCCTAAATCTAGTGAATAATCTAAAATTTGTCCTGTTTCATCAGAAGATTTGAAGCTTTTTTACTCTGCACCTTCTTTTTCTGACATAGGATGGCTAAAATGGGGAATCGAGAAACATTAGGTATCAAAATGCTACGCAAAGAATACGATCACATCATACTTCTTGCACATGGAAGCCCTGACCCCCTTTGGAAAGAGCCATTCGAATCACTTTATAATCAAGTGTCTCAAACGTATGGTAAAAACAATGTGAGTTTGGCTTATATGGAACTTACATCTCCTTCTTTGGAAGATGTTGTCGCTAAATTGGCAAAAGAAGTTCGTACCCTAGCTGTGTTGCCACTATTTTTAGCGGTTGGCCGTCATCTAAGACATGATGTACCAGCCCAAATAGAGTCATTGCAAACTGCTGAGCTTCAAATAGAATTGCTACCGCCAATTGGAGACGATGCATTAGTAAAACAGGCTATGCAGGCGGTCGTTGCCAATCATTTAGGTAAGGTTTAAAAATGCCATTAGTTTTCGTTAATTCATGGAGCCGGATGAATGCTATTTAGACACTTACCTGATGAAATATTTCAGGCTTTAAGCGGCTCCAATAGAGCATTAATTGAGGCGGTATTAAATGACCTTGCCGATGTTTTTTATGATCATGCAGAAGACCCAATAAAAGATAAATCGACAATCATTGAGTCGATTGAAGACACCTTACACAAATTGGATACGCTTGCTTGGCATGATGATCAAAAAGAATCCTTCGATTCACCAAAAACCATTCATGACTATGCGCTAAGAATATACCACCGCTTAGTCAATACTGGGTGGCTGGTCGAAGAGCAAGAACTGTATCGTGTTAGCGTGTTAATGACTCCGCAGATTTCTATGTTGCTGCGCTCCTTAGTCGAAATCAGCCGTCATGGTAAACGTAACTATGGTGCTACTGTATTAAGTATACTTAGTAACCTAGAATCGGTAGCCAAGCACCCAAAAGAACGCGGTGTAACTTTACGTCAGTCTGCTGAAGCTTCTAGAGATTTCTCTGCGCATTTAAATCAGATTTTGCTTGGTATTCGCAGCTTGCAGCGAGAATTATTTGCTAGCCGCGACCCGAAAGCAATCGTGGCAGGATTCTTTGATTTGTTTGTCGAAGGTATTTTAATTGCCGACTACAAAACGATCAAAACCAGTAACAACCCATTTCGATTTAGACGCCAGATTCTTGAGTTAACTCAGGAATTTTTGAGTAATCCTGAGACCATGGGGCAGGTTGCTCAATGTTATGTTGATCAACAATTGATTACCATGGCAGAAGCTCAAGCTATGGTTGAAAAAGACTGTCGAGATATCATTCAGACCTTCAGTAACATAGAGCAACGCTTAGAGCGCATCGACGAATACCGCTATCGTTTGGAAAAACGAGCGGCCGATACGGCGCGTTACATGGACAGTTCACGGCCGGGCATGGCCAATAAAGTGGCCGGCATCATTACTGATGTGGCGAAATACGACAAGCTGCCTATCTTAAAACAAGTTATTGGTTCTCGTTTTGTTGGTATGGCCTCAGCTGCGCAACCAACAAAACGTCGTGAGCCACCACCGCCTCGTGTCATGACACCATCAGAAGTGTCGGCTGATGCCATTAAACTTCGTGATCAGCAACGTCGCTTCCATGAAGCTCGCCAAGTGACAATTCCTAAGATGCAACATTATTTAGATACTCAGATTGCTTTAGGTGAGAGTAAGCATATTCTGGATTTTACCATCGAATCAGTAGAAGACTTTGTTTGCTTTGACCATTTACGTTATGTCGGATCTCTTGGTGTAAGTGCGAAGAAAATAGAAGATTCATTTGAAGTACAGTTTACTAATCAATATTTGGATGTGCACAACTTCGTTGAATGTCGCGAATTTACTGTAGTGCGTAGGAGCAAAGCGTAATGCTTAGAGAATTAAAAAAAGTCGTTGAAGAGTCCGGCAAAGACGCTCAAGAATTCCAACAGACCGCAAACTTTGTGATTGCAAACCAATTTGCCAGCGCCTACAAACATGGCCAACGTAAGCATTACCTTCTTTTAGAATCCTATCAGGACTACTTCGCTAACCTTTTTGATGCGTTGGGTATGACTCTCTACATAAACGAAAATGAGCGTTTAGCGGGGGTTTTACCCGTTCAAAAAGAAGCCTTTGTGCGTTTAAAAACAGACGAGACATTATTCTTATTGGTTCTACGCCAAATTTACGAAGAAAAAATTGAAAACTTCGAGGTGGATAATGGCTTTGTGGCTACCAATACCCACACCATACTAGACAGATTCGTTCAGTTGGTTAAACGTGAAATCCCCAATGAAACACGTTTTAAAGACATCTTGGCCTTGTTTAGTCGTCATGGGATTGTTATTCGCGGCAAAACCTATGAAGAAGACAGTAAGAACCAAATGATTAATATCACTCCTGTTGTGAGATTGATCGTAACCGAAGCCTATCTAAGACAATTAGAGTCATTCAATGGCACAGACCCAGATGAAGATGAAATTGCTGACTCAGATGTTGAAACAGAAACAACGCAAGAAACTAATCAAGACTAGGACCAAAATATGAAAAAGTTAAATCGAATCGTATTAGTAAATTGGTACCTGCTTGGTGCAGAAGAAATTAATATACGCGGCAACACTGCCATTATCGGACCAACAGGTTCTGGTAAATCCTCTTTGCTAGATGCGATTCAAACCGTATTGACAGGGGCTAGCAAACGTCATCTGAATTACAACGCCAGTGCAAACGACGGTAAAGCCAGCGGTCGTAGTATTCGTTCTTACATACTGGGGATGATAGATTCAGGCCAAGCAAATACAAAAACGTTTGGCACGCAACCCAGACAAGATGCAACAAGCTATCTTGCATTGGTGTTCGAGGACAGTATTACAGGCAAAGAATCAACTGTAGGCTTATCATTAAGTGCATCCTTAGCCTCCCCGGAAGAAGATGTACTTGGACGGTTTGTGTTATCAAACTTTGGTGCCAGAAAGTCCGACTTCATCGATGCAATGGAAGGCAGTAGCTATAAGGCTAAGCCTTGGATTGAAGTTCGCGAAACAATGAAGAAAGTGTGCCTAGACCCTTACATCAAGTCGGGCAGTGCCTCTGCAACTCAATACATTAATCGCTATCTTGAAGAATTAAGTCCAAGTCCAGATCATTTAATCACTTTGGACAGCTTCCTTAAAAACTTCAAAAATGCGTTGAAGTTTGTACCTATCGCATCACCAACTCGCTTTGTGCAAGATTTTGTTTTGGCAGAAGCACCTTTGCAAGTGGGCGCTTATCAAAAATCTCTCAATGAATATCGTCACCTAGAAGCCAAAACGCTTGAAGTATCCAAGCGTATTGATGATTTAAAACTCATTCAGCAAGACTGTGAGAAAAAGCATCAACAAGAACAAAGCGCTATTAACTATCACTGGATAGCGACAGAAGCACGCTTTGACGAGTTAGGCAGCAAACAAGATGACATTCAAGATCAATACGAGCTGCAAAAAGAACGCGAAGAGGAAATTGAAGAACAACTCGCAACTCAAGCCAGCTTATTAAAACAACTGCAAGGGCAGTTACTGCGCTTTGAGCAACAGTACGAACATTCAGATGTTGGTTTAAAGCTACAGCAGCTTGAGCAAAATAAGAAGCTACTTACTCTGCAAGGCCAGCAAGACCAAAAGGCCATTCTGCAAGTCCGTCAGTTAACCTTGTTATTGTCTGCGCTCAATTCCTTTGAAGATCTGCTGTCGAAAGAAACTATTGCCTTAATAAATGAGTTCTCTGCTTTCCATGGTTTGATCACGGAAGAAGGGCGAGTAGAAGGCAACCTTAAACCTTTGACGCAGAAATTAGCGGCCTTAAATGACATTTTAGACAAAGAAAAGTCACAGGTATTTGGTCAGCGTTCGGAATTGAACCGTACGATTCTAAATTTAAAAGACGAATGTAAACAGCTTGAATCAGATGTCTCCTCCCTGAAAGGAGGTGTTAGCCCTCTTTCACAGAATACAAAACGCCTGATTGCGTTATTAAAAGACGCCAGTATTACCGCGACACCACTTAGCCATCTTGCTGAAGTAACAGACAGAAAATGGCAAGATGCCATTGAAGGCTACCTTGGTGCTCAACGCGAAGCTCTGATTGTTGAGCCTGAAGATGCTGAAGAAGCAATTCGAATCTTCCGTGCTCATAGACGCCAGTTAATGGGCTGTCGTGTTATCGATACCACACAGACTCGACTATGGTTAAATCGTGGCGATCATAATTCTGCCTTGCGTTTTATTCGTTGTAATAATGATCACGCTCAAGCTTACCTAAACCGTCGTTTGGGTGGAATTAAACCGGTAGACACAGAACGTGAGTTGCTTCGCGAAGACAGCGCAATGACAGCCGATGGCATGTTAAAGCTTGCTGGTACGATTTCTACTATTCGCTTTGTACCACACATGATGGTGGGTATTAATACTGAAGGTATGCGAGAGTCGCGCGAGAAACAACTTGCCAACTTAAGTGGTGAGCTAATGAATTTCCTCAAGGCGGACCAACGTCTTGAGCAGGCAGACTCCTTACTTGGTCGAGTGATGGCTAATAACCAATTTGATGCTGAAAGCATCGGTAATGCTAGCCATACCATCACCCGTTTAACGCAAGAGTTAGAGTCAGTTGAAGCAGAAATTTCTCAGCTACAAAAACATGATGATACTGAGCTGCAAGAGCGTATCGAAGAACTTAAATCTCGCATCGCCAACGTCGAGTTAGATCAGAAAAAATTGGATCGCGAGCGTCAACAAATTGCGGAACAGTTTGGTGCACTGAATACACAAAAGAGTCAACTAAGTTCAGCATTGTCTGCGCTCGATGAAGAGCGTAATCGCTTAACATCGAATCCAAAGTACGACGCTGAATTTGCTAGCGAGCGATATGCGTTATTGGAAAGCAGTATGGTAAACGGTGCTGCTATTTATAAAGAGGCCATTAGCCGAGCGGACAAAGCCAGTGAAAAAGCACGTAGTTTTGATCAGAAGGTTCGTAAAGAAGTAGCCGATCATTATGGCAAATATCATCATGCGAATTTAGATAATGATGTTCAGTTAGATTATTTAGAATCTAAGTTTGAAGAGTTTGAGCACTATGTGACTTATCAAATCGATGTTTTGAGTGAAACGGAATTGGCGAAATACGCTAAACGTGCTGAATTAGCTCGAAAAGAAGCCGAGGAAACGTTCCGTTCGGATTATGTTTCTAAATTGAAGGACTCTCTTGATCAAGTCGCACACATTATTCGTGAACTTAACCACAGCTTGAAACGCCGTCCATTTAACCAAGAAATCTATCAGTTCCGCTATTACCCAAATGGTGATATGAAAGATATATTAGATCTTGTTGAGCGTTTCAGTGCTCAGGACCAAGCTAACGTAGGTGGTCTATTTGATCCGCATTTAAGCGATGATCCTGATCACATTCGTGCAATTGCATCGATTCAAGAGCTAATTTCTGATGATGAAAAGCAGCAGGATCTGGCAGATTATCGTAAGTTTTATAACTTTGAAGTTGATATCTTAGATGCTGAAGGGAATAAGAAGACGACCCTCAGTCAACGTATTCAGACTGGTTCAGGTGGTGAGCACCAGATTCCGTTCTATTTGGCCATTGCTGCAGCCTTGTCTACAACTTATCGCTTACATGAAACCATGGAAGGCGAGATCGTTGGTGGCTTCTCATTGGCAATGTTCGATGAGGCTTTCAACAAAATAGACATGGTAAAAACGTCAACTTGTATGGGCTTTATGAAAGACATTGGTCTGCAAGTTATTGCGGCAGCGCCAGATGATAAACGTGCCGTTATGGCCGCGAATATGGATACGGTTATCAGTGTATGGCGAGAAGGTGGTGCGGTGTCTATCGACGTGGCTTATCCGAAAGAAAAAGGTCAGGTACTACTGAATGGTCAATCTGATAGCCTAGCAACTCCAGCGTAACTGAGAATAATATGATCGTACAAAATCAAATAGATCAACGCATAAATGAAGAATTGGATGTGCATCATATGACTCTCGAAAATGAGAGTTATATGCATAATGTACCGAAAGGAAGTGAGTCGCATTTTAAACTCGTTCTAGTGAGTGATGCGTTCGAAGGTAAGATGTTGGTCCAGCGTCATCAGCTTGTTTACGGCGTTTTGCAAGATGAGATGACAAAGATACATGCTCTTGCTATGCATCTATACTCAATAAAAGAATGGAGTGAGCGCAACGCGCTTGCCCCTTCATCGCCAAAATGCCATGGAGGCGAGTAGGGGCAACAACCCTAACTCGATTAGCATATGAGTATTTCTATCACCGTTAATGATCCAAAAGATACCGCTACAATCACTATTGTTGGTAGCTTTGACTTCTCTTTGTTTAATGAGTTTCGAGCTGCTTATTCAGATCTCACTAAGTGTTATAAAACGTATGTGGTTGATATGAGCATGGTTGAGTATTTAGATAGTGCCGCTCTTGGTATGCTATTAAGTATGCGCAATGGTGTTGATGAGGGCAGTAATATTCAATTAACTGGTGCCAATGCTTTTATTAAAAATATCCTCATGATCTCGCGTTTTGATAAACGTTTTGATATCCGATAAAGGCTAAATAAATGAAGTTATTATGCGTAGACAGTGAACCCGTTTATCGCGAAATTATTTCTTTATGCGCTGAAAAAGAAGGCGTAACCGTCAACAGTGTGGCTACCTTTGATGAGGCCATTCTTGCTTTCGAAAACGACACTCCAGACATTGTCACGCTTGATGTTATTGTTAAGGGTGGCAGTGGTTATGATTTGGTTCAAAAACTCAAAACTTTATCGGGTAGCCGTTTTGTTCCAATGATTTTTCTCGCGTCCCATACCGCAGATTCAATTATGGATAAGTGCTTTAAGGCGGGTGCTGACGACTTCATTCCTAAGCCATTTAATGAGGTACTTTTCAATATCCGACTTAAAACGCATATGCGGCATGTCGAGTTAATGAAAGAAATGTATCGAAAAAATAAAGCACTAACCTACTATCAAACCATGATAGAGCGTGAGCATGAGATGGCTCATCATGTTCTTGATCACATTCAAACACGTAGTGAAAAGAACTCTGAACAAGTCGCAATCACTAGATTATCTGCTGCCAGTTTTAATGGCGATCTAGCCTTGGTAAAAACACGCTCTGACGGCGCACGTCTTGTATTTGTAGGGGATTTTACGGGTCATGGCTTGCCCGCTTCAATTGGTGCTTTGCCTGTTATGCAAACTTTTTTTGATGCTGCAGATGATGTTATCAGTGTGAATGAATTAGCTGCGCGTATTAATAAAATTCTTGTTAGCATTTTACCTGATTATATGTTTTGTGCGGGTTATCTAATCTTAATGACACAACGAGGTAACATCACTTATTGGGGCGGAGGTATGCCTAATGCTCTTATTAGACGGGTCAGTGGGGAGCTTGATTACTTACAATCTAGCCATATGCCGTTAGGTATCCTTTCGGTGAGGGAGTTTGAGGCCGATCTGCAGAGTAATCACTTAGCTAAGGGGGATACGTTAGTTATTGTGTCTGATGGGGTTTTGGAACTAAAGAACTGCCGTGATGAGATGCTTGGTGAAGATCAAGTTAAAACGCTCATCTCATGTGTATACGGCGAAGAAAATTTAATAGTTGCACAACAAAATATAGAAATAAAACTCGCTGATTATCAGGGAGAATCAGAGCAACTAGATGATATAACTCTTGTTGCCCTAAGAAGTTCTTGCTTGCCATCATGATATGCAAGCAAGGTATTCAGGCTTCAGGCTAAGATTTTTTACCGCTTTTTTTCTTGTTATTGCTCTTTGACTTCGTTTTAGGTTGAGCTTTTGGGAATGGGCGCTTTTCAGGCTCTGT from Marinomonas rhizomae harbors:
- a CDS encoding HAD family hydrolase translates to MHLSNSNIKAIAFDADDTLWRNEDIFIHAQDEFINLLLPYHDEAYIRAHLGEVQIKNLEHFGYGIKGFTLSMIETAIELTEGRISGNEIHEIIQLAKCMLASPVDLLPNIERVLSQLKGKYRLLVITKGDLLDQESKLSRSGIADYFDDIEIVSDKTSDAYLQILQRHQISAENFLMIGNSLKSDVLPVLDLGAQALHVPYHSTWDHEKVTDDTLLRYPQLEALSDIDQLISWLNSSTRENRQAV
- a CDS encoding DNA topoisomerase family protein gives rise to the protein MQEKDSKKLASPSSNWEQEFLEQGDDAHIKSAKVRYRCPKCESLLILKEGANGAFWGCESYPVCSYTANNENGKPVRAKRYLCPACQSPLRRKTFKDNVFWGCSNYPECKVTVEDDNGIPSSTKKYPCRACGHYLVRKKSKNGYFWGCITYPVCTNTLNDEKGLPVLKKKR
- a CDS encoding TIGR01777 family oxidoreductase, whose translation is MKILLSGATGFIGQHLLKTLLKGNHQVYALVRQVDKRLDSKVKQLTLESLVELDEQLDIFINLAGENIASQPWTNKRKQTLFESRVSLTNNIKQSLKYSPRTVISMSAVGYYGVARHDVFYENTPPKTGFAHDLCAAWEDAANAFSTDNTRVVIFRLGVVLGTGGALGKMRLPFLCGLGGPIAGGKQWFSWIHLDDVVKAINHAISDPSYVGTFNLVAPQLIEQKRFAQSYAAVLNRPAILPTPKWMLNLIFGEMASLLTEGAKIVPQRLEKQSFEFQYSNIDEALLDIEKRR
- a CDS encoding sirohydrochlorin chelatase; its protein translation is MGNRETLGIKMLRKEYDHIILLAHGSPDPLWKEPFESLYNQVSQTYGKNNVSLAYMELTSPSLEDVVAKLAKEVRTLAVLPLFLAVGRHLRHDVPAQIESLQTAELQIELLPPIGDDALVKQAMQAVVANHLGKV
- a CDS encoding Wadjet anti-phage system protein JetA family protein, whose amino-acid sequence is MLFRHLPDEIFQALSGSNRALIEAVLNDLADVFYDHAEDPIKDKSTIIESIEDTLHKLDTLAWHDDQKESFDSPKTIHDYALRIYHRLVNTGWLVEEQELYRVSVLMTPQISMLLRSLVEISRHGKRNYGATVLSILSNLESVAKHPKERGVTLRQSAEASRDFSAHLNQILLGIRSLQRELFASRDPKAIVAGFFDLFVEGILIADYKTIKTSNNPFRFRRQILELTQEFLSNPETMGQVAQCYVDQQLITMAEAQAMVEKDCRDIIQTFSNIEQRLERIDEYRYRLEKRAADTARYMDSSRPGMANKVAGIITDVAKYDKLPILKQVIGSRFVGMASAAQPTKRREPPPPRVMTPSEVSADAIKLRDQQRRFHEARQVTIPKMQHYLDTQIALGESKHILDFTIESVEDFVCFDHLRYVGSLGVSAKKIEDSFEVQFTNQYLDVHNFVECREFTVVRRSKA
- a CDS encoding DUF4194 domain-containing protein, whose product is MLRELKKVVEESGKDAQEFQQTANFVIANQFASAYKHGQRKHYLLLESYQDYFANLFDALGMTLYINENERLAGVLPVQKEAFVRLKTDETLFLLVLRQIYEEKIENFEVDNGFVATNTHTILDRFVQLVKREIPNETRFKDILALFSRHGIVIRGKTYEEDSKNQMINITPVVRLIVTEAYLRQLESFNGTDPDEDEIADSDVETETTQETNQD
- a CDS encoding SbcC/MukB-like Walker B domain-containing protein yields the protein MKKLNRIVLVNWYLLGAEEINIRGNTAIIGPTGSGKSSLLDAIQTVLTGASKRHLNYNASANDGKASGRSIRSYILGMIDSGQANTKTFGTQPRQDATSYLALVFEDSITGKESTVGLSLSASLASPEEDVLGRFVLSNFGARKSDFIDAMEGSSYKAKPWIEVRETMKKVCLDPYIKSGSASATQYINRYLEELSPSPDHLITLDSFLKNFKNALKFVPIASPTRFVQDFVLAEAPLQVGAYQKSLNEYRHLEAKTLEVSKRIDDLKLIQQDCEKKHQQEQSAINYHWIATEARFDELGSKQDDIQDQYELQKEREEEIEEQLATQASLLKQLQGQLLRFEQQYEHSDVGLKLQQLEQNKKLLTLQGQQDQKAILQVRQLTLLLSALNSFEDLLSKETIALINEFSAFHGLITEEGRVEGNLKPLTQKLAALNDILDKEKSQVFGQRSELNRTILNLKDECKQLESDVSSLKGGVSPLSQNTKRLIALLKDASITATPLSHLAEVTDRKWQDAIEGYLGAQREALIVEPEDAEEAIRIFRAHRRQLMGCRVIDTTQTRLWLNRGDHNSALRFIRCNNDHAQAYLNRRLGGIKPVDTERELLREDSAMTADGMLKLAGTISTIRFVPHMMVGINTEGMRESREKQLANLSGELMNFLKADQRLEQADSLLGRVMANNQFDAESIGNASHTITRLTQELESVEAEISQLQKHDDTELQERIEELKSRIANVELDQKKLDRERQQIAEQFGALNTQKSQLSSALSALDEERNRLTSNPKYDAEFASERYALLESSMVNGAAIYKEAISRADKASEKARSFDQKVRKEVADHYGKYHHANLDNDVQLDYLESKFEEFEHYVTYQIDVLSETELAKYAKRAELARKEAEETFRSDYVSKLKDSLDQVAHIIRELNHSLKRRPFNQEIYQFRYYPNGDMKDILDLVERFSAQDQANVGGLFDPHLSDDPDHIRAIASIQELISDDEKQQDLADYRKFYNFEVDILDAEGNKKTTLSQRIQTGSGGEHQIPFYLAIAAALSTTYRLHETMEGEIVGGFSLAMFDEAFNKIDMVKTSTCMGFMKDIGLQVIAAAPDDKRAVMAANMDTVISVWREGGAVSIDVAYPKEKGQVLLNGQSDSLATPA
- a CDS encoding BolA family protein, coding for MIVQNQIDQRINEELDVHHMTLENESYMHNVPKGSESHFKLVLVSDAFEGKMLVQRHQLVYGVLQDEMTKIHALAMHLYSIKEWSERNALAPSSPKCHGGE
- a CDS encoding STAS domain-containing protein, encoding MSISITVNDPKDTATITIVGSFDFSLFNEFRAAYSDLTKCYKTYVVDMSMVEYLDSAALGMLLSMRNGVDEGSNIQLTGANAFIKNILMISRFDKRFDIR
- a CDS encoding fused response regulator/phosphatase, whose product is MKLLCVDSEPVYREIISLCAEKEGVTVNSVATFDEAILAFENDTPDIVTLDVIVKGGSGYDLVQKLKTLSGSRFVPMIFLASHTADSIMDKCFKAGADDFIPKPFNEVLFNIRLKTHMRHVELMKEMYRKNKALTYYQTMIEREHEMAHHVLDHIQTRSEKNSEQVAITRLSAASFNGDLALVKTRSDGARLVFVGDFTGHGLPASIGALPVMQTFFDAADDVISVNELAARINKILVSILPDYMFCAGYLILMTQRGNITYWGGGMPNALIRRVSGELDYLQSSHMPLGILSVREFEADLQSNHLAKGDTLVIVSDGVLELKNCRDEMLGEDQVKTLISCVYGEENLIVAQQNIEIKLADYQGESEQLDDITLVALRSSCLPS